The following nucleotide sequence is from Ferruginibacter lapsinanis.
CTACCTGATAGAGTTTTCTACAGGTACTTTCGAATCAAAATACATCAAAGCGAAATTCGCTGGCCAATTGAGGCCGATTGAATTAGCCAATGAAGGATTTGCATCGGATGATTATGAGCAGAATGAACAAATTGAATACTATACAAGTATAGGAGATGTTATAAAAGATTATGATGAGGTATTACTGTTTGGTCCGTCTGATGCCAAGATAGAATGTTTCAATGTTTTAAAGGCCAATCATGATTTTGATAAAATAAAAATTGAAACAAAACAAATGCAGCGATATTTTGAAGATAGCCGGATAAATTATTGTCTATAAATATTTTTTTAACCCTAATTATTAATCAAAAAACAATTATGAAATTTTACGCAAGCGTAGCAATTGCTGCAATCTTAATGACAACTCAGGCCAAGGCACAACATGTAAACATTGGTATCAAAGGTGGATTCAACCTTTATAATATCAATAACAGTAATGGAGTAAAGTACGATAGCAAACCGGGCATCCATTTGGGGTTGATAGGGCATATACATCTAGCCAAACAGGTAGCATTTCAACCGGAAATAGTGTACTCTAGCCAAGGCGCAAAATACACAACAGGCGGAGTAGTTACCAAACTTAATTTGAACTACGTTAATGTGCCATTGATGTTGCAGTATATGTTTGACAATGGCTTCAGGTTACAAGCCGGACCACAAGTTGGTTTTTTAATAAGTGCAAAATCTAAAACAAATGATGTGGATACTGATGTTAAAGACAATTTAAAAATGGTTGATTTTGGCCTTGGATTTGGCGCAGGTTATGTACATCCTCCCAGTGGTCTTGGTATAGATATCAGATACAATCTTGGATTGAGTGATATCAATGAAAACAATGCTGTAAAATCAACTAACAGAGGTTTACAGTTAGGTGTTTTTTATCTTTTTAATCATAAATAATATTTCGGAAGAGATGGTGTTTGCCGTCTCTTCCGATTTTTTAAAAGAATAAAATTTTGGTTGTTTATTTAAAAAATATTTTTACTGATACCGGTATTGTAACACAGTTTATTGCCCGATTTTTCAAAGAGTTCTTTAAGCCTCCGTTTGAGATAAGAGAATTTTTGAAACAATGTTATGTGATAGGGTATAAATCCTTACCCCTGGTAACTATTACGGGTTTTATAATGGGGTTGGTGTTAACGCTTCAATCACGACCTACGTTAGCTGAGTTTGGCGCCGAATCGTGGTTGCCAAGCATGGTGGCATTATCATTGATCAGAGAGATCGCTCCGGTAATTACTGCGTTGATATGTGCAGGAAAAGTTGCATCAGGGATTGGTGCCGAACTGGGTTCTATGAAAGTAACGGAGCAAATAGATGCAATGGAAGTATCTGCGATCAATCCATATAAATATCTGGTAGTAACAAGAGTAATGGCTACTACTTTAATGATTCCACTGTTGGTTGTTTATGCCGATGGTATTGGAATTATTGGCGGGTATGTAGGTATTAACATACATAGCGATGTTAGTTTGTTCAGGTATTTTTCCCAAGTGTTTGAAGCGTTGGAATTTTTAGATATTATTCCGGCCACTGTCAAAACGTTTTTCTTCGGATTTTTTATTGGCATGATAGGCTGCTATAAAGGATACACAGCTGCCAATGGTACAGAGAGTGTGGGTAAAGCGGCTAACTCCGCAGTGGTAGCGGCGTCTTTATCAATATTCATTATTGATATGCTGGCAGTACAAATAACAGATCTATTTTTCTAACAATATGGAACAGCCCGTAACAGATATAATACAAACAACAACGCAAAATATAGCAGCACCTATCATAGAGATAGAAGGGTTATACAAATCTTTTGGCAAAGACAACGATGTTTTAAAGGGGCTCAATCTTGTGGTAAACAAAGGAGAGAACCTGGTGATATTGGGTAAGTCGGGGTCAGGAAAGTCAATTGCTATAAAATGTTTAGTTGGTTTGGTGGCAGCAGACAAAGGCCTGATAAAGGTTTTTAATGCTGATATCAGTTTGTTGGACGATAATCAATTGAATGCAATAAGAGTGAGGATTGGATTCCTTTTTCAAAATGCGGCTTTGTACGATTCTATGACGGTGAGAGAAAATCTTCGATTTCCTTTAAAGCGACATTCCAAAGATCTTTCTGAAGAAGAAATTGAAAAGGCAATAATTGCTGCGTTGGCAAATGTAGGCCTCGAAGAAGCAATAGATAAAATGCCTAGCGAATTGTCGGGGGGTATGCGGAAAAGGATCGGATTGGCACGTACACTTATTTTAAATCCGGAGATAATATTATATGATGAACCAACAACAGGTTTGGATACAATTACTTCCAGGGAAATAAGCGAACTTATTTTGTCTCTTCAAAAAAAATATAAAACAACCTCTATCATCATTACTCATGATATGGCTTGTGCTAAACTTACAGCAGATAAGTTAATGGTTCTCAAAGATGGTGTGATCAATGCTGAAGGAACTTATGAGGAATTGGAAAAAAGTGAGGATGAATGGGTTCGCTCGTTCTTTAATTAATGACAGTATAAAATAAAAAATATGAATAAGGAATCGGGCTTTACCTGGAAATTAGGAATGTTTGTACTCATTGGATTGGTCTTGTTTGTAGTAACGATCTACTTTGTTGGTAAACAAAAAAATCTTTTTGGTTCTACTTTTCGTTTGAAGGCAAAATTCAAAACCGTCAGCGGTTTAAAAGAAGGTAATAATGTTCGCTTCTCCGGTATTAATGTGGGGACCATCGATAATATTGAATTAACAACTGATACTACAGTAGTAGTTGATATCGTCTTAAAGAAGGAAGTTCAGCAGTTTATTAAGACCGATGCTAAAGCAAGCATTGGTTCAGATGGATTGATGGGGGATAAAGTGTTAACGATTTCTCCCGGCACACCAACAAATCCCCAGGTGAAGGATAATGATCTTATTGCTTCCAAAACTGCAATAGAAATGGATGATGTGATGAACAGTATAAAGACGAGTGTAGATAATGCCGGAATTATTACCGGGCAATTGGCTGCATTTAGTTTTAAGATGAATAATGGCAATGGGGCATTGTCGCAATTAATAAGTGATGAAGAAACATCTAACAGTATAAAAAGTACGATCAAAAATTTACAGGTCAGTTCAAACAAATTTGCACAGTTCACTTCTAAATTGAATGATGGCAATTTTAATCAAACACTTGACTCTACTATGGCTAACATACAAGGTGCCACAAAAGGCCTTGATGAAAACATGGAGGCGTTACAACATAATTTTTTATTAAGAGGATTTTTTAAGAAAAAGGCAAAAGCAGAGGCAAAGAAAGCGGCTGAGGCCAAAAAGGCAATTGAAGCCAAAAAGAAAAATGATCTGATAAAAAAAGATACACTAACGATCAAGATGATCAATCCAATAGATAGCATAGCGCAATAAAATGCTTTGTTCAAAGATCAAATGCTACATACACTTATAGCCATTGGGAATCGTTATTTATTTTAACTGTTTCGATATGTCCGGTTGAGTAGTATAAGTAGATCGGCATATAACAGATATTATCAAATGAGCACTAAAAACATATTCAGAAGGGTCAGAAAAATGTTTCTGTACATACTTAGTTTTGTGCTTTTTGTTTTTATTGCACTTGTCGGATTTCTACATACCAATTATGCAAAAGAGCTTGTCAACGAAAAGATACAAGCCTATCTCCGGTATAAAATTAAAACGAAAGTTGTTATTGGTTCAGTTGATTATAGTTTACCACGTAGTATAATATTTAAAAATGTATACCTGGAAGATCAGGACAACGATACGCTATTGGCGGGAGAAATAGTATCTGTTGAATTAAATATGCTTAAACTTTTTTGGGGTGAAACAGATATCAACAAAGTTGAACTAAAAAATATAAACGCCAATATATCACGAAGAGCAAATGAGACTGATTATAATTTCCAGTTTCTTGTCAAAGCATTTTCAGGCGACACGACCACAATCAATCCGATAGCTAAAGACTCGATTCCTTTAAAAATTATTTTAAAAGAGATTACGTTGGAGAACTTTAATTTAAAATTTAAAGATGAACATGCAGGGAATGATTTTAATACAACGGTAAAACAGCTGAATGCTACAGTTAATACATTTCAACCCGATCGATTGTTTTTTGCGATCGAAAACCTCAATACGTCCGGGGTTGATTTTTCGATGAAGTTGTACAAGCCGGAGAATTTACAACCTGCTCAATATTCTACTACATCAAATAATAACTTCAGACTTACTGCTAATCAATCAGATCTAAAGAATATACAGGTGTCTATTAAAGATGAAGCAGATGGTATGTTTTACAGCAATGACGTACACCATCTTACAACCAGTAGCACGGATATCAATCTTCTGTTGCAAAAAGTAGTGCTTGGTGATGTAATAGTAGACAGCTCTTCTGCAAAATTTATTGCTCCGGTAAATATACCGCATCAGTTAGTGAATGTTTCAGGTAAAAACAATGACTGGATCGTTTCATTAAAGTCTTTACAGTTATCTAATGATCAGTTTCAATTTGATGAAAATCAATCAGCGATACAAAAAGGAGGTTTTGATCCATCACACTTATTGGCAAAAAACATTCATGCAAGTACCGGAGCTATTTTTTATTCGCCAGACAGTATGGCGGCAATGATACATCAACTGGCTTTTGTCGAAAAGAGCGGACTGATTGTTGATACAGCTCATGGACAACTTCTGTATGGCAAAACAGGCATTGTGGCTACAGACTTTTATCTTAAAACCCCACAGAGTGTACTACAAAATTCATTTCGGCTTTATTGTGACGATATTTCAAAACTTCAATCTAACACCCAAAACAGTGTGGTAACAGCGATGTTATCTCATTCTACTATTGCAATAAATGATCTGTACACCATACTGCCATCAGTTAAAGAATATTTACCGGTAGAAAAATTTCATGATAATGTTATACATATTAACTCTGAAGTGAAAGGAAGTTTACAACAATTGGTCATCCCGTATCTGCAGCTGAAAGGGTTATCCGGCAGCTCAATAAATGCTAAAGCCATTTTATATAATATTGCCGATGCTGAAAAGATGGGATACGATATAACTGTTTATAATTCTCATTTATTAAAAAAAGACGTACTTAAATTTATTCCTTATAATGAATATGTTGGCGAGCTACCCAACGACATAAATTTGAATACTCACATAAAAGGGAACAGGACGAAGAGCATTTTCGATCTGGATATAAGTAGTACTTTATTTAAATTAAAAGGAAAGGCTGATATTAAGAACATTAATAAACCTGAAAAAATTCAATACGATATTTCCATCAAGGAGGGTAAAGTAGAAAAAAGTTTCATTGAAAAATTCATTCCACAAAACACTATTCCTTCTTCTATTCAACTACCATCGACGATTTTATTCAAAGGTCTCTTAAAGGGGGATATGAATAATGTAACACCTGACCTGGTAATAAGTGGAACCTACGGAACAGTTACTGCGAAAGGGTATGTACATAATTTTAAAAATACTGCCGCCGCTAATTATGATATGTATTTTACTACTCAGAATTTTGAAGTGGGGAAACTGTTGAAACAAGATAGTGTACTCGGAAATATTACTTTATCAGGTTCGGCAAAAGGAACAGGCCTCGACTATAAAACGATGCGTTCCAATTTTGACTTTACGATTGGGCAGGTGAAAGTAAAAAAATATGACTACAAAAACATTACAGTAGTTGCTGATTTGAATAAAGGAAAATTAGCATCAGCCGGAAATGTAAATGATTCAAATGTGCAGGTTAGATTTACAGCAGCGGCCAATCTGTCTAATAAGTATCCATCTGATGTGGATATGATTTTTTTAGTAGATACCATACAGTTGCAGCAATTGCATTTGTATAACGACACCCTCAATGCTTCTTTTAAAACTCATATCACTGCAGAAGATCTGGACCCTAGGAATTTGAATGCCTATATACTGATAGACTCTTCTAAATTATTCCTTAATAATAAACACTATTTGTTAGATTCGATCATTGCGAAAGCTGTTGCTGTGAATGGTGAAAATGATGTGGCATTTCGGTCTCCCCTGGCTGATATTTTTGCGAAAGGGAAGTTTGACTATGAACAGATTGCTCAATCTGTTATACAATATATAGATAAGCACTACAATATAGTATCAACTCTTCCTGAACAACTACCTCCACAACAGATTACCGTTGAGGGCAAAATAAAAAAACATCCATTGATGCCTGATCTGATACCAGGATTGGCTTACGAGGATATAGTATTTGATGCCGGTTATACTTCTAATTGGGGAGACAGCGCATTGAAAGTACATGCATTCGTGCCGGGGTTTTCTTATCAAACCTATTCAGTGAGTAATGGTAAAATTGATATTGCTTCTTTAAATAGCGAAATTGATTATGCAGCTACTTTTGATACGTTAAGAGTAAATAAAAATACTTTTTATGCTACTGCACTAAAAGGGAATTTGATAAATGATAGCTTAAATATTTCTGCTCTAACCAAAGACAAAAAAAATATTGACCAGTTTGGAATTGGCGCAGCCATTACTGCAAGTAATGATAACTACACGTTTTCATTGCAAAAAGATCTGCTGTTGAATTATCAGCAATGGAATGTGTCATCAGATAATAAGATCAGTTATTCTCCACAAGGGATATTGGTTCATAATTTTTCTTTGGAAAATGGGCATTCAAAAATTTCAGCTAATAGTCCGGAAAATATCATCAATAGCCCGATCGATATTAATATTGAAAAATTTGATATTAAAGATATTGCCTCAATAGCAAACAGAGACACGCTGCTGGCAAGTGGGATCATCAACGGAAAAATAAATGTGAGCGACTTAGATAAAAAGCTTCCGGCATTCACTGGCAATCTTACGGTGGATGGTTTGCAGTATATGCAGCAACCGATAGGTGATATAAAATTTTCTGCCACCAACAGAACGGAAAATACTGTTGCAGCTACTTTAGAATTGACAGGTAATGGAAATAATGTGATCACAAAAGGAAATTATTATTTGAATAATGAGTCAGATCAATTTGATGCTGATCTGGATATTCGTCGATTAAGTATGCCTACTTTGCAGGCATTTACCATTGGTAACTTGACAAGATCTTCAGGTAGTTTAAATGGAAATATTAAATTATCCGGGAGCTTTAAAGAACCAAAATGGAATGGAGCAGTAAATTTCGATTCTGCAAAATTTACCATTGCCAAAACCGGTGCCGCCTATTCGATAGATCAACAAAAAATAGCACTTAATTACCCCGATATTAATTTTAATAATTTTTCTATCAAAGATTCTACAGGTAATACAATGACAGTAGATGGCAAGGTCATTGCTCAATCTTTAACTGACTATGATTTTTCGCTGGCACTAAAATCAAGAAATTTTACAATTGTCAATACGCCCAAGGCCATCGATAATCAGATATACGGTTTTGCTGCTATCACGTCAAATGTTACAGTGTCAGGAAATATGAGTAGTCCTGATATTGAGGGTAGTGTTTCTCTTACTAATAAAAGCGATGTAACGATCGTATTGCCGGAACAGAACCTGGATAAAAATGCAGCAAGATCAGTGGTACGATTTATTGACAGAGACACTTTTGCTTTACCCGAAAAAATAGCGTTCAGTCCGCAAGCAGAACAAAAATCAGGCTTTGCAGAATTTCTTAATTACAACCTGAACATAACAATTGCTAAAAATGCAGCACTTACCATTATAGTAGATCCTTCAAGTGGCGATGAATTAAAAGTACAAGGAGATGCCCAGTTAAATGCAGGTGTAGATCCCGGAGGTAATATTGTATTGGCCGGAAACTATGCATTGAAAAGCGGTTATTATATTTTAAACTATCAGTTCTTACAAAGAAAATTCAACTTGCTGGAGGGAAGCACCATAGCATTTTCAGGCTCACCGATGGATGCACAGGTTGATATTACGGCAGAATATATTGCTTATACGGCAGCAGGAGATCTGTTAGAAAATGAAGTAGGACAGATGGATGCATCACTGGCTTCAATGTTTAACCAGAAAATTCCTTTTAGGGTAGTGCTGTATTTGAAAGGAGAGATGAAA
It contains:
- a CDS encoding porin family protein; this translates as MKFYASVAIAAILMTTQAKAQHVNIGIKGGFNLYNINNSNGVKYDSKPGIHLGLIGHIHLAKQVAFQPEIVYSSQGAKYTTGGVVTKLNLNYVNVPLMLQYMFDNGFRLQAGPQVGFLISAKSKTNDVDTDVKDNLKMVDFGLGFGAGYVHPPSGLGIDIRYNLGLSDINENNAVKSTNRGLQLGVFYLFNHK
- a CDS encoding translocation/assembly module TamB domain-containing protein translates to MSTKNIFRRVRKMFLYILSFVLFVFIALVGFLHTNYAKELVNEKIQAYLRYKIKTKVVIGSVDYSLPRSIIFKNVYLEDQDNDTLLAGEIVSVELNMLKLFWGETDINKVELKNINANISRRANETDYNFQFLVKAFSGDTTTINPIAKDSIPLKIILKEITLENFNLKFKDEHAGNDFNTTVKQLNATVNTFQPDRLFFAIENLNTSGVDFSMKLYKPENLQPAQYSTTSNNNFRLTANQSDLKNIQVSIKDEADGMFYSNDVHHLTTSSTDINLLLQKVVLGDVIVDSSSAKFIAPVNIPHQLVNVSGKNNDWIVSLKSLQLSNDQFQFDENQSAIQKGGFDPSHLLAKNIHASTGAIFYSPDSMAAMIHQLAFVEKSGLIVDTAHGQLLYGKTGIVATDFYLKTPQSVLQNSFRLYCDDISKLQSNTQNSVVTAMLSHSTIAINDLYTILPSVKEYLPVEKFHDNVIHINSEVKGSLQQLVIPYLQLKGLSGSSINAKAILYNIADAEKMGYDITVYNSHLLKKDVLKFIPYNEYVGELPNDINLNTHIKGNRTKSIFDLDISSTLFKLKGKADIKNINKPEKIQYDISIKEGKVEKSFIEKFIPQNTIPSSIQLPSTILFKGLLKGDMNNVTPDLVISGTYGTVTAKGYVHNFKNTAAANYDMYFTTQNFEVGKLLKQDSVLGNITLSGSAKGTGLDYKTMRSNFDFTIGQVKVKKYDYKNITVVADLNKGKLASAGNVNDSNVQVRFTAAANLSNKYPSDVDMIFLVDTIQLQQLHLYNDTLNASFKTHITAEDLDPRNLNAYILIDSSKLFLNNKHYLLDSIIAKAVAVNGENDVAFRSPLADIFAKGKFDYEQIAQSVIQYIDKHYNIVSTLPEQLPPQQITVEGKIKKHPLMPDLIPGLAYEDIVFDAGYTSNWGDSALKVHAFVPGFSYQTYSVSNGKIDIASLNSEIDYAATFDTLRVNKNTFYATALKGNLINDSLNISALTKDKKNIDQFGIGAAITASNDNYTFSLQKDLLLNYQQWNVSSDNKISYSPQGILVHNFSLENGHSKISANSPENIINSPIDINIEKFDIKDIASIANRDTLLASGIINGKINVSDLDKKLPAFTGNLTVDGLQYMQQPIGDIKFSATNRTENTVAATLELTGNGNNVITKGNYYLNNESDQFDADLDIRRLSMPTLQAFTIGNLTRSSGSLNGNIKLSGSFKEPKWNGAVNFDSAKFTIAKTGAAYSIDQQKIALNYPDINFNNFSIKDSTGNTMTVDGKVIAQSLTDYDFSLALKSRNFTIVNTPKAIDNQIYGFAAITSNVTVSGNMSSPDIEGSVSLTNKSDVTIVLPEQNLDKNAARSVVRFIDRDTFALPEKIAFSPQAEQKSGFAEFLNYNLNITIAKNAALTIIVDPSSGDELKVQGDAQLNAGVDPGGNIVLAGNYALKSGYYILNYQFLQRKFNLLEGSTIAFSGSPMDAQVDITAEYIAYTAAGDLLENEVGQMDASLASMFNQKIPFRVVLYLKGEMKKPVISFDIQLPDESLNVPISNALRTTIENKLTQMRGDAAATNKEVFSLLLLGRFVGEQSSDFFKGNGATIDDVARQSVSKFLSSALNQIAADLFKGIDIDLNLNSYQDFSNGTAQQKTDLNVAVSKNFLNNRLTVTAGKNFGIEGKGEGAKTVQQNTSSFPDLTLNYKLSRDGKYMLKAYKKEQYEVTVDGYVVETGVAFVITLEYDKFKELFHKKKKRTKKSPPIR
- a CDS encoding ABC transporter ATP-binding protein, with product MEQPVTDIIQTTTQNIAAPIIEIEGLYKSFGKDNDVLKGLNLVVNKGENLVILGKSGSGKSIAIKCLVGLVAADKGLIKVFNADISLLDDNQLNAIRVRIGFLFQNAALYDSMTVRENLRFPLKRHSKDLSEEEIEKAIIAALANVGLEEAIDKMPSELSGGMRKRIGLARTLILNPEIILYDEPTTGLDTITSREISELILSLQKKYKTTSIIITHDMACAKLTADKLMVLKDGVINAEGTYEELEKSEDEWVRSFFN
- a CDS encoding MlaE family ABC transporter permease; protein product: MVVYLKNIFTDTGIVTQFIARFFKEFFKPPFEIREFLKQCYVIGYKSLPLVTITGFIMGLVLTLQSRPTLAEFGAESWLPSMVALSLIREIAPVITALICAGKVASGIGAELGSMKVTEQIDAMEVSAINPYKYLVVTRVMATTLMIPLLVVYADGIGIIGGYVGINIHSDVSLFRYFSQVFEALEFLDIIPATVKTFFFGFFIGMIGCYKGYTAANGTESVGKAANSAVVAASLSIFIIDMLAVQITDLFF
- a CDS encoding MlaD family protein is translated as MNKESGFTWKLGMFVLIGLVLFVVTIYFVGKQKNLFGSTFRLKAKFKTVSGLKEGNNVRFSGINVGTIDNIELTTDTTVVVDIVLKKEVQQFIKTDAKASIGSDGLMGDKVLTISPGTPTNPQVKDNDLIASKTAIEMDDVMNSIKTSVDNAGIITGQLAAFSFKMNNGNGALSQLISDEETSNSIKSTIKNLQVSSNKFAQFTSKLNDGNFNQTLDSTMANIQGATKGLDENMEALQHNFLLRGFFKKKAKAEAKKAAEAKKAIEAKKKNDLIKKDTLTIKMINPIDSIAQ